A region from the Eptesicus fuscus isolate TK198812 chromosome 1, DD_ASM_mEF_20220401, whole genome shotgun sequence genome encodes:
- the RLIM gene encoding E3 ubiquitin-protein ligase RLIM, whose amino-acid sequence MESSDSNDKGSGDQSAAQRRSQMDRLDREEAFYQFVNNLSEDDYRLMRDNNLLGTPGESTEEELLRRLQQIKEGPPPQNSDENRGGESSDDVSNGDSIIDWLNSVRQTGNTTRSGQRGNQSWRAVSRTNPNSGDFRFSLEINVNRNNGSQNPENENEPSARRSNGENMDNSQRQVGNPRSESTSAGPSRSERNSTEALTEVLSTRGQRRARSRSPDHRRTRARAERSRSPLHPMSEIPRRSHHSISSQTFEHPLVNETEGSSRTRHHVTLRQQISGPDLLSRGLFATSGIRNASQGAGSSDTTGNGESTGSGQRPPTIVLDLQVRRVRPGEYRQRDSIASRTRSRSQTPNNTVTYESERGGFRRTFSRSERAGVRTYVSTIRIPIRRILNTGLSETTSVAIQTMLRQIMTGFGELSYFMYSDSDSESSGSISSQNMERAESRNGRGGSGGSTSSGSSLSSSSSPSSSSNGESSEISSEVFEGSNEGSSSSGSSGGRREVRHRAPVTFDESGSLPFLSLAQFFLLNEDDDDQPRGLTKEQIDNLAMRSFGENDALKTCSVCITEYTEGNKLRKLPCSHEYHVHCIDRWLSENSTCPICRRAVLASGNRESVV is encoded by the exons gTGAAAGTACTGAGGAAGAGTTGCTGAGAAGATTACAACAAATTAAAGAGGGCCCACCACCACAAAACTCAGATGAAAATAGAG GTGGAGAATCTTCAGATGATGTGTCTAATGGTGACTCTATAATAGACTGGCTTAACTCTGTCAgacaaactggaaatacaacaaGAAGTGGTCAGAGAGGAAACCAATCTTGGCGAGCAGTGAGCCGGACTAATCCAAACAGTGGTGATTTCAGATTCAGCTTAGAGATCAATGTAAACCGTAATAATGGGAGTCAAAACCCAGAGAATGAAAATGAGCCATCTGCAAGACGTTCTAATGGAGAAAACATGGATAACAGCCAAAGGCAAGTGGGAAATCCACGATCTGAATCAACATCTGCAGGGCCATCTAGATCAGAACGCAATTCAACTGAAGCATTAACAGAAGTCCTATCTACTAGAGGTCAAAGAAGAGCAAGAAGCAGAAGCCCCGACCACCGGAGAACACGAGCAAGAGCTGAAAGAAGTAGGTCACCTCTGCATCCAATGAGTGAAATTCCACGAAGGTCTCATCATAGTATCTCATCTCAGACTTTTGAGCATCCTTTGGTAAATGAGACTGAAGGAAGTTCTAGAACCCGGCACCATGTGACACTAAGACAGCAAATAAGTGGACCTGACTTGCTAAGTAGAGGTCTTTTTGCAACTTCCGGAATAAGAAATGCCTCACAGGGAGCAGGTTCTTCAGACACAACTGGTAATGGTGAATCTACAGGATCAGGACAGAGACCTCCAACCATAGTCCTTGATCTTCAAGTAAGAAGAGTCCGTCCTGGAGAATATCGGCAGAGAGATAGCATAGCTAGCAGAACTCGGTCAAGGTCTCAGACGCCAAACAACACAGTCACTTATGAAAGTGAACGAGGAGGTTTTAGGCGTACATTTTCACGTTCTGAGCGGGCAGGTGTGAGAACCTATGTCAGTACCATCAGAATTCCAATTCGTAGAATCTTAAATACTGGTTTAAGTGAGACTACATCTGTAGCAATTCAGACCATGTTAAGGCAAATAATGACAGGTTTTGGTGAATTAAGCTACTTTATGTACAGTGATAGTGATTCAGAGTCTAGTGGCTCAATCTCAAGTCAAAATATGGAAAGGGCGGAGTCACGGAATGGAAGAGGGGGTTCTGGTGGTAGTACCAGTTCTGGTTCCAGTTTGAGTTCTAGTTCCAGTCCTAGTTCTAGTTCCAATGGTGAAAGTTCAGAGATTAGCTCAGAGGTATTTGAAGGTAGTAATGAAGGAAGCTCATCATCAGGCTCATCAGGTGGCAGGCGAGAGGTTCGACACAGGGCCCCAGTAACATTTGATGAAAGCGGCTCTTTGCCCTTCCTTAGTCTGGCTCAATTTTTCCTCTTAAATGAGGATGATGATGACCAACCTAGAGGACTCACCAAAGAACAGATTGACAATTTGGCAATGAGAAGTTTTGGTGAAAATGATGCATTAAAAACCTGTAGTGTTTGCATTACAGAATATACAGAAGGCAACAAACTTCGTAAACTACCCTGTTCCCATGAGTATCATGTCCACTGCATCGATCGCTGGTTATCTGAAAATTCTACTTGTCCTATTTGTCGCAGGGCAGTCTTAGCTTCTGGTAACAGAGAAAGCGTTGTGTAA